A single genomic interval of Anolis carolinensis isolate JA03-04 chromosome X, rAnoCar3.1.pri, whole genome shotgun sequence harbors:
- the dgcr2 gene encoding integral membrane protein DGCR2/IDD isoform X3 yields the protein MVPKADSGTFLLLFLLVLSITEPLRPELRCIPGQFACRSGSIQCIPLNWQCDGWPTCEDESDEVDCPNFTGDQRSYHGKEAMDSRHNRGRGGDTTRFHTVNMAQPVRFSSFLGKCPSGWHHYEGTASCYRVYLNGENYWDAVQTCHRVNGSLATFTTDQELKFILQQEWDSEEKAFGRKDQRRFWVGYQYVITNRNSSLEGHWEVAYKGSSEVFLPPNPTLPTSVSENENIFCAQFQCSHFPTLRHRGFHSWYAENCYEKSSFLCKRSQTCVDIKDNIVDEGYYFTPKGDDPCLSCTCHNGEPEMCVAALCERPQTCQQYRKDPKECCKFTCLDPDGNSLFDSMASGMRLIVSCISSFLILSLLLFMVHRLRQRRRERIESLIGANLHHFNLGRRMPGFDYGPDGFGTGLTPLHLSDDGEGGAFHFHDPPPPYTAYKYPDIQHPDDPPPPYEASINPDNILCSPQDGVHSQTGPNSQLALGSGDASSPLAEESPPPSVGPSPVELENSADSSTLLVPPDTPLSESTPAETLAGSRHSHCSLNTIV from the exons AGCTGCGCTGTATCCCGGGGCAATTTGCTTGTCGCAGCGGTTCCATCCAGTGCATCCCCTTGAACTGGCAGTGTGATGGATGGCCCACCTGCGAGGATGAGAGTGACGAAGTTGACTGCCCAA ATTTTACGGGGGACCAGCGGAGCTACCATGGGAAGGAGGCCATGGATTCCCGGCACAATCGTGGAAGAGGCGGGGACACCACTCGCTTTCACACGGTCAACATGGCACAGCCGGTTCGGTTTAGCAGT TTCCTAGGGAAATGCCCGTCAGGATGGCATCACTACGAGGGCACGGCCAGTTGCTACAGGGTGTACTTAAATGGCGAGAACTACTGGGACGCGGTGCAGACGTGTCACAGAGTGAACGGATCCCTGGCCACCTTCACCACGGACCAAGAGCTCAAGTTTATCCTGCAGCAGGAGTGGGACTCCGAGGAGAAGGCCTTTGGGAGGAAGGACCAGCGTCG GTTCTGGGTCGGATATCAGTACGTCATCACCAACCGAAATAGTTCTCTAGAAGGTCACTGGGAGGTTGCGTATAAAG GTTCGTCCGAGGTGTTTCTGCCCCCGAACCCGACCCTTCCGACGTCTGTGTCCGAAAATGAAAACATCTTCTGCGCCCAGTTCCAGTGTTCCCATTTCCCAACCCTGCGACACCGCGGTTTTCACAGCTGGTATGCTGAAAACTGCTATGAGAAATCGTCATTCCTTTGCAAAAGAA GCCAGACTTGTGTGGATATCAAAGACAACATTGTGGACGAAGGCTACTACTTCACGCCCAAAGGCGATGACCCCTGCTTAAGTTGTACGTGTCACAACGGCGAGCCGGAGATGTGTGTGGCAGCCTTGTGCGAGCGCCCGCAAACTTGTCAACAGTATCGTAAAGACCCAAAGGAGTGCTGCAAGTTTACATGTCTGGATCCTG ATGGCAACAGCTTATTTGACTCCATGGCAAGCGGCATGCGTCTCATCGTGAGCTGCATCTCCTCTTTCCTTATTTTGTCCTTGTTGCTCTTTATGGTCCACCGGTTGCGGCAGAGACGCCGGGAGCGCATCGAGTCCTTGATTGGAGCCAACC TGCATCACTTCAACTTGGGTCGTCGGATGCCTGGCTTCGATTATGGCCCCGATGGTTTTGGAACTGGACTGACGCCGCTGCATCTTTCGGATGACGGAGAAGGCGGAGCGTTTCACTTCCACGATCCACCTCCGCCCTACACAGCTTACAAATATCCAGATATCCAGCATCCGGATGATCCGCCTCCCCCTTACGAGGCTTCCATCAATCCCGACAACATTCTTTGTTCTCCACAAG ATGGAGTCCATTCCCAGACCGGGCCAAACAGTCAGTTGGCGCTCGGAAGCGgtgacgcctcctccccgctggcAGAAGAGTCTCCCCCTCCTTCGGTGGGACCTTCCCCAGTTGAGCTGGAAAACTCTGCTGACAGTAGCACCCTCCTTGTCCCTCCTGATACGCCCTTAAGCGAAAGCACACCGGCAGAGACCCTCGCGGGCAGCCGACACAGTCACTGTTCTCTGAATACCATTGTATAA
- the dgcr2 gene encoding integral membrane protein DGCR2/IDD isoform X2, whose product MVPKADSGTFLLLFLLVLSITEPLRPGARLALARLLSELRCIPGQFACRSGSIQCIPLNWQCDGWPTCEDESDEVDCPNFTGDQRSYHGKEAMDSRHNRGRGGDTTRFHTVNMAQPVRFSRKCPSGWHHYEGTASCYRVYLNGENYWDAVQTCHRVNGSLATFTTDQELKFILQQEWDSEEKAFGRKDQRRFWVGYQYVITNRNSSLEGHWEVAYKGSSEVFLPPNPTLPTSVSENENIFCAQFQCSHFPTLRHRGFHSWYAENCYEKSSFLCKRSQTCVDIKDNIVDEGYYFTPKGDDPCLSCTCHNGEPEMCVAALCERPQTCQQYRKDPKECCKFTCLDPDGNSLFDSMASGMRLIVSCISSFLILSLLLFMVHRLRQRRRERIESLIGANLHHFNLGRRMPGFDYGPDGFGTGLTPLHLSDDGEGGAFHFHDPPPPYTAYKYPDIQHPDDPPPPYEASINPDNILCSPQDGVHSQTGPNSQLALGSGDASSPLAEESPPPSVGPSPVELENSADSSTLLVPPDTPLSESTPAETLAGSRHSHCSLNTIV is encoded by the exons GTGCACGGCTAGCTCTGGCAAGACTTCTTTCAG AGCTGCGCTGTATCCCGGGGCAATTTGCTTGTCGCAGCGGTTCCATCCAGTGCATCCCCTTGAACTGGCAGTGTGATGGATGGCCCACCTGCGAGGATGAGAGTGACGAAGTTGACTGCCCAA ATTTTACGGGGGACCAGCGGAGCTACCATGGGAAGGAGGCCATGGATTCCCGGCACAATCGTGGAAGAGGCGGGGACACCACTCGCTTTCACACGGTCAACATGGCACAGCCGGTTCGGTTTAGCA GGAAATGCCCGTCAGGATGGCATCACTACGAGGGCACGGCCAGTTGCTACAGGGTGTACTTAAATGGCGAGAACTACTGGGACGCGGTGCAGACGTGTCACAGAGTGAACGGATCCCTGGCCACCTTCACCACGGACCAAGAGCTCAAGTTTATCCTGCAGCAGGAGTGGGACTCCGAGGAGAAGGCCTTTGGGAGGAAGGACCAGCGTCG GTTCTGGGTCGGATATCAGTACGTCATCACCAACCGAAATAGTTCTCTAGAAGGTCACTGGGAGGTTGCGTATAAAG GTTCGTCCGAGGTGTTTCTGCCCCCGAACCCGACCCTTCCGACGTCTGTGTCCGAAAATGAAAACATCTTCTGCGCCCAGTTCCAGTGTTCCCATTTCCCAACCCTGCGACACCGCGGTTTTCACAGCTGGTATGCTGAAAACTGCTATGAGAAATCGTCATTCCTTTGCAAAAGAA GCCAGACTTGTGTGGATATCAAAGACAACATTGTGGACGAAGGCTACTACTTCACGCCCAAAGGCGATGACCCCTGCTTAAGTTGTACGTGTCACAACGGCGAGCCGGAGATGTGTGTGGCAGCCTTGTGCGAGCGCCCGCAAACTTGTCAACAGTATCGTAAAGACCCAAAGGAGTGCTGCAAGTTTACATGTCTGGATCCTG ATGGCAACAGCTTATTTGACTCCATGGCAAGCGGCATGCGTCTCATCGTGAGCTGCATCTCCTCTTTCCTTATTTTGTCCTTGTTGCTCTTTATGGTCCACCGGTTGCGGCAGAGACGCCGGGAGCGCATCGAGTCCTTGATTGGAGCCAACC TGCATCACTTCAACTTGGGTCGTCGGATGCCTGGCTTCGATTATGGCCCCGATGGTTTTGGAACTGGACTGACGCCGCTGCATCTTTCGGATGACGGAGAAGGCGGAGCGTTTCACTTCCACGATCCACCTCCGCCCTACACAGCTTACAAATATCCAGATATCCAGCATCCGGATGATCCGCCTCCCCCTTACGAGGCTTCCATCAATCCCGACAACATTCTTTGTTCTCCACAAG ATGGAGTCCATTCCCAGACCGGGCCAAACAGTCAGTTGGCGCTCGGAAGCGgtgacgcctcctccccgctggcAGAAGAGTCTCCCCCTCCTTCGGTGGGACCTTCCCCAGTTGAGCTGGAAAACTCTGCTGACAGTAGCACCCTCCTTGTCCCTCCTGATACGCCCTTAAGCGAAAGCACACCGGCAGAGACCCTCGCGGGCAGCCGACACAGTCACTGTTCTCTGAATACCATTGTATAA
- the dgcr2 gene encoding integral membrane protein DGCR2/IDD isoform X4 produces MVPKADSGTFLLLFLLVLSITEPLRPELRCIPGQFACRSGSIQCIPLNWQCDGWPTCEDESDEVDCPNFTGDQRSYHGKEAMDSRHNRGRGGDTTRFHTVNMAQPVRFSRKCPSGWHHYEGTASCYRVYLNGENYWDAVQTCHRVNGSLATFTTDQELKFILQQEWDSEEKAFGRKDQRRFWVGYQYVITNRNSSLEGHWEVAYKGSSEVFLPPNPTLPTSVSENENIFCAQFQCSHFPTLRHRGFHSWYAENCYEKSSFLCKRSQTCVDIKDNIVDEGYYFTPKGDDPCLSCTCHNGEPEMCVAALCERPQTCQQYRKDPKECCKFTCLDPDGNSLFDSMASGMRLIVSCISSFLILSLLLFMVHRLRQRRRERIESLIGANLHHFNLGRRMPGFDYGPDGFGTGLTPLHLSDDGEGGAFHFHDPPPPYTAYKYPDIQHPDDPPPPYEASINPDNILCSPQDGVHSQTGPNSQLALGSGDASSPLAEESPPPSVGPSPVELENSADSSTLLVPPDTPLSESTPAETLAGSRHSHCSLNTIV; encoded by the exons AGCTGCGCTGTATCCCGGGGCAATTTGCTTGTCGCAGCGGTTCCATCCAGTGCATCCCCTTGAACTGGCAGTGTGATGGATGGCCCACCTGCGAGGATGAGAGTGACGAAGTTGACTGCCCAA ATTTTACGGGGGACCAGCGGAGCTACCATGGGAAGGAGGCCATGGATTCCCGGCACAATCGTGGAAGAGGCGGGGACACCACTCGCTTTCACACGGTCAACATGGCACAGCCGGTTCGGTTTAGCA GGAAATGCCCGTCAGGATGGCATCACTACGAGGGCACGGCCAGTTGCTACAGGGTGTACTTAAATGGCGAGAACTACTGGGACGCGGTGCAGACGTGTCACAGAGTGAACGGATCCCTGGCCACCTTCACCACGGACCAAGAGCTCAAGTTTATCCTGCAGCAGGAGTGGGACTCCGAGGAGAAGGCCTTTGGGAGGAAGGACCAGCGTCG GTTCTGGGTCGGATATCAGTACGTCATCACCAACCGAAATAGTTCTCTAGAAGGTCACTGGGAGGTTGCGTATAAAG GTTCGTCCGAGGTGTTTCTGCCCCCGAACCCGACCCTTCCGACGTCTGTGTCCGAAAATGAAAACATCTTCTGCGCCCAGTTCCAGTGTTCCCATTTCCCAACCCTGCGACACCGCGGTTTTCACAGCTGGTATGCTGAAAACTGCTATGAGAAATCGTCATTCCTTTGCAAAAGAA GCCAGACTTGTGTGGATATCAAAGACAACATTGTGGACGAAGGCTACTACTTCACGCCCAAAGGCGATGACCCCTGCTTAAGTTGTACGTGTCACAACGGCGAGCCGGAGATGTGTGTGGCAGCCTTGTGCGAGCGCCCGCAAACTTGTCAACAGTATCGTAAAGACCCAAAGGAGTGCTGCAAGTTTACATGTCTGGATCCTG ATGGCAACAGCTTATTTGACTCCATGGCAAGCGGCATGCGTCTCATCGTGAGCTGCATCTCCTCTTTCCTTATTTTGTCCTTGTTGCTCTTTATGGTCCACCGGTTGCGGCAGAGACGCCGGGAGCGCATCGAGTCCTTGATTGGAGCCAACC TGCATCACTTCAACTTGGGTCGTCGGATGCCTGGCTTCGATTATGGCCCCGATGGTTTTGGAACTGGACTGACGCCGCTGCATCTTTCGGATGACGGAGAAGGCGGAGCGTTTCACTTCCACGATCCACCTCCGCCCTACACAGCTTACAAATATCCAGATATCCAGCATCCGGATGATCCGCCTCCCCCTTACGAGGCTTCCATCAATCCCGACAACATTCTTTGTTCTCCACAAG ATGGAGTCCATTCCCAGACCGGGCCAAACAGTCAGTTGGCGCTCGGAAGCGgtgacgcctcctccccgctggcAGAAGAGTCTCCCCCTCCTTCGGTGGGACCTTCCCCAGTTGAGCTGGAAAACTCTGCTGACAGTAGCACCCTCCTTGTCCCTCCTGATACGCCCTTAAGCGAAAGCACACCGGCAGAGACCCTCGCGGGCAGCCGACACAGTCACTGTTCTCTGAATACCATTGTATAA
- the dgcr2 gene encoding integral membrane protein DGCR2/IDD isoform X1: MVPKADSGTFLLLFLLVLSITEPLRPGARLALARLLSELRCIPGQFACRSGSIQCIPLNWQCDGWPTCEDESDEVDCPNFTGDQRSYHGKEAMDSRHNRGRGGDTTRFHTVNMAQPVRFSSFLGKCPSGWHHYEGTASCYRVYLNGENYWDAVQTCHRVNGSLATFTTDQELKFILQQEWDSEEKAFGRKDQRRFWVGYQYVITNRNSSLEGHWEVAYKGSSEVFLPPNPTLPTSVSENENIFCAQFQCSHFPTLRHRGFHSWYAENCYEKSSFLCKRSQTCVDIKDNIVDEGYYFTPKGDDPCLSCTCHNGEPEMCVAALCERPQTCQQYRKDPKECCKFTCLDPDGNSLFDSMASGMRLIVSCISSFLILSLLLFMVHRLRQRRRERIESLIGANLHHFNLGRRMPGFDYGPDGFGTGLTPLHLSDDGEGGAFHFHDPPPPYTAYKYPDIQHPDDPPPPYEASINPDNILCSPQDGVHSQTGPNSQLALGSGDASSPLAEESPPPSVGPSPVELENSADSSTLLVPPDTPLSESTPAETLAGSRHSHCSLNTIV; this comes from the exons GTGCACGGCTAGCTCTGGCAAGACTTCTTTCAG AGCTGCGCTGTATCCCGGGGCAATTTGCTTGTCGCAGCGGTTCCATCCAGTGCATCCCCTTGAACTGGCAGTGTGATGGATGGCCCACCTGCGAGGATGAGAGTGACGAAGTTGACTGCCCAA ATTTTACGGGGGACCAGCGGAGCTACCATGGGAAGGAGGCCATGGATTCCCGGCACAATCGTGGAAGAGGCGGGGACACCACTCGCTTTCACACGGTCAACATGGCACAGCCGGTTCGGTTTAGCAGT TTCCTAGGGAAATGCCCGTCAGGATGGCATCACTACGAGGGCACGGCCAGTTGCTACAGGGTGTACTTAAATGGCGAGAACTACTGGGACGCGGTGCAGACGTGTCACAGAGTGAACGGATCCCTGGCCACCTTCACCACGGACCAAGAGCTCAAGTTTATCCTGCAGCAGGAGTGGGACTCCGAGGAGAAGGCCTTTGGGAGGAAGGACCAGCGTCG GTTCTGGGTCGGATATCAGTACGTCATCACCAACCGAAATAGTTCTCTAGAAGGTCACTGGGAGGTTGCGTATAAAG GTTCGTCCGAGGTGTTTCTGCCCCCGAACCCGACCCTTCCGACGTCTGTGTCCGAAAATGAAAACATCTTCTGCGCCCAGTTCCAGTGTTCCCATTTCCCAACCCTGCGACACCGCGGTTTTCACAGCTGGTATGCTGAAAACTGCTATGAGAAATCGTCATTCCTTTGCAAAAGAA GCCAGACTTGTGTGGATATCAAAGACAACATTGTGGACGAAGGCTACTACTTCACGCCCAAAGGCGATGACCCCTGCTTAAGTTGTACGTGTCACAACGGCGAGCCGGAGATGTGTGTGGCAGCCTTGTGCGAGCGCCCGCAAACTTGTCAACAGTATCGTAAAGACCCAAAGGAGTGCTGCAAGTTTACATGTCTGGATCCTG ATGGCAACAGCTTATTTGACTCCATGGCAAGCGGCATGCGTCTCATCGTGAGCTGCATCTCCTCTTTCCTTATTTTGTCCTTGTTGCTCTTTATGGTCCACCGGTTGCGGCAGAGACGCCGGGAGCGCATCGAGTCCTTGATTGGAGCCAACC TGCATCACTTCAACTTGGGTCGTCGGATGCCTGGCTTCGATTATGGCCCCGATGGTTTTGGAACTGGACTGACGCCGCTGCATCTTTCGGATGACGGAGAAGGCGGAGCGTTTCACTTCCACGATCCACCTCCGCCCTACACAGCTTACAAATATCCAGATATCCAGCATCCGGATGATCCGCCTCCCCCTTACGAGGCTTCCATCAATCCCGACAACATTCTTTGTTCTCCACAAG ATGGAGTCCATTCCCAGACCGGGCCAAACAGTCAGTTGGCGCTCGGAAGCGgtgacgcctcctccccgctggcAGAAGAGTCTCCCCCTCCTTCGGTGGGACCTTCCCCAGTTGAGCTGGAAAACTCTGCTGACAGTAGCACCCTCCTTGTCCCTCCTGATACGCCCTTAAGCGAAAGCACACCGGCAGAGACCCTCGCGGGCAGCCGACACAGTCACTGTTCTCTGAATACCATTGTATAA